Within Leptotrichia hongkongensis, the genomic segment TTTAAAATTACTTATTATAAAGTCTATTTATACCGTTAATATAAGCCTTTATACTAGCTTCCACTACATCTATACTTTGTCCTCTACCAAATATCTATTTCCATTTTCATCTTTCCTAAATCAATTTTGATTACTGTAAAATCTCTTACTCTTATCTTAATTTATTGAGAAATATGCAAAACTTCGTACACTTTTGAATTTTCTACTTCTTTAGGAGCATCTTCAAAAAAATAATACTCTGTATGTTTCCAATTTTCAGGGTTATATACTAATGCTCTTCCAACAGTTTTATCATCTGATATAGAAAATTCCATTCTTTTCATTTTTTCCATCGGTTTTGTTTCATTCTCTATTTCCAATAAATATTTTGCTTTAGAAAAGTTTTCATTAAACTCTTGCAACAATGGTATTCCAATATTTATAGTCTGCCATCCAAAAGAATTTAAAATATTATCATAGAAACCATCAAATATGAATTTATTCATTCCTTTGTTATCTTTCCAAAAGTATAATGGCGAATATTCTTTATTTTCCTCAGAGATTAAATAGGCTTTAAAAAATAAATCTTCAAATCCATCTGTTTTAAATCCATTTTCTTGGACTCTTTTTCTAATATTATTCATATCAAAATCTTTCGAAAGTTTTACTTTATACTGCATCATTATCATGTCTTTTATCCTCCAATATTTTCTATTTAATTACTGTATAATCTATTTATCCCGTTAATATAAGCCTTTATACTTGCTTCAACTACATCCGTACTTTGTCCTCTACCGATAAATCTGTTTCCATTTTTCTCGATAATTACAACTACTTGTGCCTGTGCATCAGTATCTCCAGTTATTGCCTCCAGCTTGTACTCTTCTAGAACAAAAGTATCACTTACCGCTAGATTAACCGCATTATACGCCGCATCAACAGGCCCATCTCCAAGAGCTTCTTTAACTAGTTTTTCTCCATCCAGTTCAATTGTAACTGTCGCTTTTGGCTTTTTCCCTTCCTGTCTTGAAATTTCAAAGTGAGCCAGTTTTATTCTTCCCTCTATTTTTGCTGCTTCTCCAGCAACTAATGCTATAATGTCTTCATCTAAAACATATTTTTTCTTGTCTGCCAATTTTTTAAACTGTGCAAATAATTCTTCCACTCTATCACTTCCGACATGATTAAATCCTAATGATTCTAATTTTTGTACAAAAGCGTGTTTTCCTGAATGTTTTCCAAGTACTAAGCTGTCTGGATTTCTTCCAACTGATTCTGGACTCATAATTTCGTAAGTTTCAGGATTTGCTAATACTCCATGTTGATGAATTCCTGATTCATGTGCAAAGGCATTCGCTCCGACAATTGCTTTATTTGGCTGTGTTGAAACTCCTGTCAAAAGGCTTACTAATTTACTTGTTGGGTAAATTTGCTTTGAATCAATGTTTGTATAATATTCTTCAAACAAGTCTTTTCTAGTTTTTAAAATCATTGCAATCTCTTCAAGCGAAGTATTCCCAGCTCTTTCTCCAAGTCCATTAATTGTACACTCAATCTGAGTTGCTCCAGCCTGAATCGCCGCAACCGAATTTGCCACAGAAAGTCCCAAGTCATCATGACAATGCACAGAAATATCCACATTTTCAATCCCTTTAACATTTTTTTTCAAATAAGTTATAAGTTCAAACATTTCATTTGGAGTTCTATAACCTACTGTATCAGGCACATTAAGTGTAGTGGCTCCAGCTTTTATAGCTGTTTCATATACTTCCACCAAAAATTCCTTTTCAGTTCTAGTCGCATCTTCTGAAGAAAATTCAATATCGTCAATAAACGATTTTGCATAAGACACTATTTCTTTTACTCTATCTAAAATCTGCTCTTTTGTCATTTTTAGCTTGTATTCCCTATGAATCGGAGAAGTTGCAATAAATGTATGTATTCTTGGTTTTTTCGCATTTTTCACTGCCTCTGCCGCTGCTTCAATATCTTTTTTCACAGCTCTCGCCAAACTTGTAACTGTAGATTTCTCAATATTTTCAGCAATTAATTTAACTGATTCAAAATCTCCTGGTGATGCCACCGCAAATCCAGCTTCTATCACATCCACTCCAAGACTTTCAAGCTGTTTTGCAATTCTCAATTTTTCCTGTGTATTAAGATTGACACGTGGTGTCTGTTCTCCATCTCTTAGCGTTGTATCAAATATTTTAATATGTTTTTTCATTGTCTCCTCCTTATAGGTAATACTTTTCATTGTCTCCTCCTTATAGGTAATACTTTTCATTTTATTTTTATTTTATAGAATAAATCGCTGCCTGCTCTGCATGAATAATCGCTGTATCAAATAATGGAACATCAGTATCTTCATTTTTTATAAGAAGCCCTATTTCAGTACAGCCTAATATTATTCCTTCTGCACCTTTGTTTCTAAGTTTATCAACAATTTCTAAAAATTTCTTTTTTGAATCAGAATTTATAGTTCCAAGACAAAGTTCGTCATATATTACTTTATTTATAATTTCTATATCATTTTTATCAGGAATTATGACATTTATCCCTTTTTCAATAAGTTTTGATTTGTAAAAATCCTGTTCCATTGTATATTTTGTTCCAAGCAGTGCTATATTTTTTAATCCTTTTTCTAATATCTTTTCTGCTGTCATTTCAGCGATATGCAATATTGGAATGGAGATTTTTTCTTTAATCTGATTAACAACCTTATGCATTGTATTTGTGCAAATAACTATAAAGTCTGCTCCCGCTTTTTCAAGATTATTAGCAGCCTCTCCCAAGATTTCTCCGCTTTTTTCCCAATTTCCGTTTGCCTGACATTCTTCTATTTCCTGAAAATCCACACTATATAATATACATTTAGCTGAATGAAGCCCACCAAGCCTTTCTTTCACAGTTTCATTTATTATTTTATAATAAGTTACTGTACTTTCCCAGCTCATTCCTCCTATTAATCCTATTGTTTTCAAATTCATCTTCCTTTCAAAATAAAGATTTTCTATTCTTTCACAGCCTCAAATCTCAATCTTACATAATCCGCCAAAATTTGTCCATCTTCATTTCTTTCCAGTTCTTTTTCAACTTTTTCAGTTATTTCATCAATTTATTTAACTGATTCAAAATCACTTTTTTTACAACTCGTTTGTGAAAATCTTTTTGGACTTGTTTTTCTAATTTTATCCGCAATATTTTCTCCTAATTCATAAACCTTTTTTATAGTTTCATCATCTACTCCGTTTTCTGAAAGTTCATTTTTATCAAGAACCTCTACACTAAATATAGTTGTATTCCCATATTCATCTGTACACCTAAAATCCATTATAACAGGAATTCCATAACCTGTTTTCAAATCTTTTATATACCAATATTGTTTGTTCGGCACATCATTAAACATTAGTTCTGTATTCTCAGGAAAAACATCCCGAGCGCCTTGATCCACTATTTTTCTATTTTTTATATCATCCATTGCTGACAAAACACCTCTTTTATACTCTTCTTTAGTAATAGCATAAATTCCACTTTTTTTATACATTTTTTTTCTTTCTATCCCATTTATTATTTTTTCACCAAAAACAGGATACGTTGTTTTCCAAGCAAGAAATCCTCCAACAAGTGGAACGCATGAATTAACCAATAGCGACAACAAAGAAATCAAGATTAATTTTTTCATAATATTACATTCCTTTCAATATTCTGTTTATTTTATCTTTCCTTAAAAAATAGAATTTATTCTTTCACAGCCTCAAATCTCAATCTCACATAATCCGCCAGAATTTGTCCATTTTCATTTCTTTCAAGTTCTTTTTCCACTTTTTCTGTTATTTCATCAATCAGTTTTTCATGCATTTCCACTGGAACGTTTACAAGAGCAGGTGCAGAAAAAGTTTGAAGCCATCCTTTTATTCCAGTTGGAAGCAAAGTAGGACGGGGAAAACTTATCATTCTTTTTACTTTCAGCCCATATTTTTCAAGTAATTCCGTTTTTTCTTCTGGAGTTGGAAAAAACCAGCATTTTTTAGCTTTCAGGTTATGTTTTTCTAAAGTTTCAAAAATAGCATTCTCTATTTTTTCCACGTTTCCTTTACGACCCGTCTCGGCTACAAAACGTCCACCTTTTTTCAAGGCTCGAGCTACTCCTTCCATCACTTTCTCTGGATTAGTCATCCAATGTAGTGCCGCATTGGAAAAAATCGCATCAAACTCATTTTCAAATTTCATATTCTGTGCATCTCCCTGTATGGCTTCAATCCCAATTTTTCTTGTCGCTTCAACAAATTTCTGACTTCCGTCAAGCCCTAAAACTTTGCACCCATATTCAGTAATTTTCTTAGTCAATACTCCATCTCCACAGCCTAAATCCAAGATATACTCATCTTTTTGAGGATTTAACCATTCAATCAGCTCTTCTCCATAAGTTGATACAAAACGTGCATTTTTCTCATATTTTTCCTTTTCCCAATGCTGACTTACTTTCATTTTATTACTTCCCTTCTATACTTTTTTTATTTAAAAAATATTACATTTTTTCTCCACGGCTCATTGCTACAACCCCTGTTTTGGCGATTTCCAGTATTCCATAACTTTTCATCATTTCCACAAATCCACGTAATTTTTTCACATTTCCTGTAAGTTCTATTACAAGCGAGTTTGGTGCCACATCTAGCACTTTTCCACGATAAATGTCTGCAATTTGAACGATTTGAGCTCTTGTTTGAGCATCAGATTTTACTTTTATAAGCATAAGTTCACGTCTTATAACTCCTTCTGCTGGAAAAATCTTTACTTTTACAACGTCAACAATTTTATAAACTTGTTTTTGAATCTGATTTAATGCCTTGTCGTCACCATCAACTGTAAGTGTCAATCTCGCATAACCTGGCTTATTTGTAACTCCAGCAGTCATCTTGTTTACCGAATATCCTCTTCTATTAAACATAGACATTATTCTTGATACAATTCCACTTGTATTTTTTGTAATTATTAATATTTCATGCTCCTTAATCATTTTCCAGTACCCCTTTCTTACCTATCATTTGACTTACAGTTTTTCCTGCTGGTATCATTGGAAACACATTTTCTTCCTTTTCAACAATACAATCCAGTATCACACCTTCATCTGATAAAATCAGATCTTTTAATTTATTCTCCAAATCTGCCTTTGTCTGTAATCTTTCCGATTTTATCCCATATGCATCAGCAATTTTTACAAAATCAGGATTACATTCCAAATCAACAAAAGAGTATCTCCTATCTTTAAATAATTCCTGCCATTGTCTAACCATTCCTAAGAATGAATTATTTATAATTACTATTTTTACTGGCAAGTTATACTGTCTAATCATCATAATTTCTTCAAGCGTCATTTGAAAACCACCATCTCCAACGATTAACACAACTTTCTTATCTCTTGCCCCAACTTGAGCTCCAATTGCTGCTGGCACTCCAAATCCCATTGTTCCAGCTCCACCTGAAGTTACAATGCTATTTGCATTTTTATAAGTCATATATTGTGCAGCCCACATTTGATGCTGTCCAACATCTGTTACAACGATTGTATCCCCATCCAGAATATTGTTAATTGCCTTTAACACTTCCTGTGCAAGCAA encodes:
- a CDS encoding DUF4865 family protein, with translation MIMMQYKVKLSKDFDMNNIRKRVQENGFKTDGFEDLFFKAYLISEENKEYSPLYFWKDNKGMNKFIFDGFYDNILNSFGWQTINIGIPLLQEFNENFSKAKYLLEIENETKPMEKMKRMEFSISDDKTVGRALVYNPENWKHTEYYFFEDAPKEVENSKVYEVLHISQ
- a CDS encoding 2-isopropylmalate synthase, yielding MKKHIKIFDTTLRDGEQTPRVNLNTQEKLRIAKQLESLGVDVIEAGFAVASPGDFESVKLIAENIEKSTVTSLARAVKKDIEAAAEAVKNAKKPRIHTFIATSPIHREYKLKMTKEQILDRVKEIVSYAKSFIDDIEFSSEDATRTEKEFLVEVYETAIKAGATTLNVPDTVGYRTPNEMFELITYLKKNVKGIENVDISVHCHDDLGLSVANSVAAIQAGATQIECTINGLGERAGNTSLEEIAMILKTRKDLFEEYYTNIDSKQIYPTSKLVSLLTGVSTQPNKAIVGANAFAHESGIHQHGVLANPETYEIMSPESVGRNPDSLVLGKHSGKHAFVQKLESLGFNHVGSDRVEELFAQFKKLADKKKYVLDEDIIALVAGEAAKIEGRIKLAHFEISRQEGKKPKATVTIELDGEKLVKEALGDGPVDAAYNAVNLAVSDTFVLEEYKLEAITGDTDAQAQVVVIIEKNGNRFIGRGQSTDVVEASIKAYINGINRLYSN
- a CDS encoding aspartate/glutamate racemase family protein; the protein is MKTIGLIGGMSWESTVTYYKIINETVKERLGGLHSAKCILYSVDFQEIEECQANGNWEKSGEILGEAANNLEKAGADFIVICTNTMHKVVNQIKEKISIPILHIAEMTAEKILEKGLKNIALLGTKYTMEQDFYKSKLIEKGINVIIPDKNDIEIINKVIYDELCLGTINSDSKKKFLEIVDKLRNKGAEGIILGCTEIGLLIKNEDTDVPLFDTAIIHAEQAAIYSIK
- a CDS encoding class I SAM-dependent methyltransferase, translated to MKVSQHWEKEKYEKNARFVSTYGEELIEWLNPQKDEYILDLGCGDGVLTKKITEYGCKVLGLDGSQKFVEATRKIGIEAIQGDAQNMKFENEFDAIFSNAALHWMTNPEKVMEGVARALKKGGRFVAETGRKGNVEKIENAIFETLEKHNLKAKKCWFFPTPEEKTELLEKYGLKVKRMISFPRPTLLPTGIKGWLQTFSAPALVNVPVEMHEKLIDEITEKVEKELERNENGQILADYVRLRFEAVKE
- the ilvN gene encoding acetolactate synthase small subunit, with the protein product MIKEHEILIITKNTSGIVSRIMSMFNRRGYSVNKMTAGVTNKPGYARLTLTVDGDDKALNQIQKQVYKIVDVVKVKIFPAEGVIRRELMLIKVKSDAQTRAQIVQIADIYRGKVLDVAPNSLVIELTGNVKKLRGFVEMMKSYGILEIAKTGVVAMSRGEKM